The following DNA comes from Lycium ferocissimum isolate CSIRO_LF1 unplaced genomic scaffold, AGI_CSIRO_Lferr_CH_V1 ctg10819, whole genome shotgun sequence.
TCATTCATGTCCACACTCTCAAACTTAtcctacaacaatcaaaacatgggTTGAGTTAATGCATTTACAAGATACTATCGACAAACTGATGTTTTCCgtatacttatattaagttagttCTTGTTTGATTCTTTTTAAACTAAGATCAAGGCCATAAAAGAGCTTGAAAGCTAGAAACAAATATATACTCTTATTTCGACTTTggacacaattcagaaaataaaagaaaagtacttTATGCATAGAAACTGAAATCGCAGTTAAAAAGATCTATACACATTCATCGAAAAAAATATCTATGcacatttaaaaaaagaaaaattaacagtaatatataagtttatatcaaGTTCTGATATAGTCTTTAAAATCACGGATCAGCCTATGTTAGGAGCACGTaatccacccaaaaaaaaaatggcattttGGAAACAAAGACTCTCAAGCAAGCAAGGCTCTATATAGGATGTAGAGGTTGGACAGGCATCATGGGTGATTCAGAAAATCCTAAAAGCTAGTCGATATCTCGCACAGATTGGGGTTACTGAAACTGATTTGATATAGTGGGAGCACTTCTCCATTAAAAAAGTTTACTTGCAGTTGAGGGGTGAGttccaagtgtaccatggcgACGACTAGTTTGCAATAATAGAGGAGCACCTAGGTGGATTTTCATCCTCTACTTGGCTGTATGTGGCAGAATGCTTACTAAGGACCGACTAGCCAAATGGGGCACTATTGAAGACACTCAGTGTTCACTATGTGTAGAGCATGAAGAAAGTAGTGGGCATTTATtctttacttgtccattttcgTCTCAAACCTGGGCAAAGTTACTCCTTTGGCAAAGGATTCCACGACAGGCTATGGAATGGCGACAAGAAATGCTATGGGCAGTGACACATTGTAGAGGAAGAAATGTGACTGCTGAGATACATAGAATGGTACTGGCTGGGAGCATCTACTATATCTGGCAAGAGAGGAATAATAGGATCTTTCAAGGTAAGAGAAGAACTGCTATCCCGATGGTTAGTATACTTTGAGGTAGTAGTTCGTAGAAGAACAGTTGTTTCCTCAGTTTGTGCAAGGGTGGGACTTATTTCCAGACTTGCCAGTTTTTTTACTCGAGCTTTGTAAATACTACTTGGTAAATAATAATATCGTTACttacaaaaaaagaaacaaagactcTCAAACTACTGCACTGTTCAAACTAATTCTTAATAGAACCTTtgcatcttattttttttttatcaactcACCGACACATTGTATTTAGAAGTAActctttataaaacctttcttATTTTGAGACTAATTAGAAAATCGCAGCTAAAAGATCTACACATTCATCTAAAAAAATATCtatgcacattttttttttttgaaaaaattaacagtaatatataagtttatatcaaGTTCATATATGGTCTTTAAAATCACGGATCCGCCTATGTTAGGAGCACATAATCCAGCAAAAAAATGGCATTTCAGAAACAAAGACTCTCAAACTACTGCACTGTGCAAACTAATTCTTAATAGAACCTTTGcatctttgtcacgacccgaaccacGGGCtgcgacgggcatccggggctaaccaccgaataccGCCCATGCTATTGTCTATATACTCTCATTCACAATGCTTgtccaatttcatgaaaacatcTCATCATGTAGaacataatcacttttataaacataaacttTTCGGTTAACAAAaggtatttatacatatacatacatatacaagaatatatgtggagaccatgggaccatatttcccacacatgcgtatctacgagcctctactggagtactaaacatatggacgggacaggaccccgccgtgcccaaaatatgaatacacaaatatatgtaaaaagaataatcaatagcacctccggatgatggagtgctGATTGAAAGAAGGGTAATACTACAAATGATGTTTTCGTATGGCTCCTAGGGATGTAGACACCgtcttgaatttctaaaggcGAATTTTAAGTGTTTGGTCATGTCTACTTGGTTTTAAAATGGGCAATGAACAAGCGTCCATAAAAGGACGTCGCGGTACTGAACGAGGTTATTGTCATATTGAGTATGTAAACtttgtaaataaaaaatgaaataaacataatcgGAAGTGATGGTTCGAAATGAAGATTTAACTTTGAGCTATTTACTCCTTAAATAAGAATAAAGTTCTTCTTTATAAATTTACTATCCGTCTTCAATTTTATATGTCATGATATGGTTGTGTATCATGCGTAAATATGTCATgatatatacattattataacATGAAAGCATCaccacatcaatcatacatcatcatatcgtcgaCCCACGTCGGGTGACCATCATATGGAAACTagacccactagtggtggtcatgtccgcccttttctcggtgcggtgggaTTTAAGTATTTTGGTTGAATATAAACCAACGTTGTTgtgcccgccgtagcggtgacatgtccggcaaaaaggcgcggtggaatcacattatcacacataccatgcatttcatacgCTTAACATtattaacattcatttcatggaAATATCGCGGCTtatcacaatattaccatggtTTAGCATCCCTAGTTACATATACCTAcacatacattaagcttaagagcggctatgtttatatcggggtgacataaggtcgtaaacccccggtcacgttatggaataagcataagcatcatatctcaccttggagggatttaCAAATTAAGGcgagtacatataagaagaaatgccaatggatcgtgatcctcatcattgatctcataagaACATAAAAGATCCGTGAAGGAAGAGGGGAATTGCatttaagattcatgccttggaaagaagggtaatgcctcacatacctttgtcgtttagcttactCTACCACTTTATTTCGATGTAAATGATTGGTTCTCCTCTAGTGTGCTCGTTTATACCTTGAGAGTTCATACTTCCATTAGCTAAGAAATTACAATATCGCAATCAAAAGTCGTCATTTACGTACGtttatcaaaatccaccattttcctccaatttcccttTATTTCTACTTCTAGCTCATCCTTGCGCTTTCATGCGTTTAATGCTCGTTTCATGATacaaacatcatttataacgtatttgtaTTCACAACACTTCAACCTTCATAATTCAAGTCAACCATCACTCATTTGTGTCACTATTCACTCAacaatgacccatttctatgCTCTTCTACATTTCAAGTGTCTAAGCtttccaatacttcaaacaacgtagaatgatcataaaacttaccttggatggtggttGAGCAATccttaagttgaaatacttcgcttagccaaaaccctagttccaccttctttggaatttcttcacTTAGATAATCCCTTGTTGTATTCTCACACTTGATTTCGTGAATTTGGTGGTGTTAACCTTGCTTTTCCCTTGATTCTCTTTGATTCTTATGGAAGAaatattttggagagttctagggtgttcttgtgttgtatgaatggaaaatgaattaaaatgatgtcTAAGTCCCCTTTTAATAACTCCCATCACATTGGTGTTTAATGAATTCTCGTCGggtgaacagtggtcgtaaaccacggtTTACGGACCATACCATGTAACGTTTTATGGCCCGTCCTCCGGATCGTgtttaagcattaaaaaaaacgAAGCTTGGTGAGGGACATGGCACTTTACGACCCGATTTATGGTCCGTGAACCGGTTCTACGATTTCGGTCGTCCTCCAGGTCGTTTTTAATCATTTCATACTTTAACgaattaaaatgaaagttgagattttcaaATTTGGAGGACGATTGtgctatacggtccgtaaatcactttacgggccgtatagtACCAATACGTGATACCTATGGGCTGAAAAATTCTCCGCAactttatgatttccaaagttcaaATTTAGCCATCCCCGACCTATCAAAACCTTATACACTCGACCCTTCATGATTCTACTCATCACTCAAGTACGGGAAAATTTTTGAAGCATAACAATCTTGCTTTTTTATCAACTCACCCACACACTGTTTTAGAAGTAAgtccttataaaacctttctTATTTTGAGACTAATCACAAAATTGCAGTTAAAAGATCTATACAGATTCATCGAAAAAAATACCtatgcacattttttttttgaaaaatttaacagtaatatataagtttatatcaaGTTCAGATATAGTCTTTAAAATCACGGATCTGCCTCTGTTAGGAGTACATaatcctaaaaaaaaatggcatttCAGAAACAAAGACTCTCAAACTACTGCACTGTTCAAACTAATTCTTAATAGAACCTTTgcatcttaatttttttatcaattcGTCAACACACTGTTTTTAGCAGTAGctctttataaaacctttcttATTTAGTCAAAACATTTTCagatgtaaaaaaaatatatttttaatagttGTAACAGGACAAGGTCCGGGTTACCTCGTGAAATCTCAACGCGCGACATTAAAATGATATGCCATTCATGAAGAGAGTCTTTGGTGTGGGTAGAATGAATGCAAAAGAAAAGGTCCAAATGCACAATCATACTCTTGACTACAATAGTTACCTCAACAGCTGCCCACATGTGATTCAACTTTTCTTGCTTAATGTCATTCCACGATGATACTCCCAATGGACATATATTACGGTCACGAACTATTCTTCCCAAGTGCCTCGAAAACAGATTGCTGTTCGTTCCAACCGTTCGATTATTGTAAAAAGTTAATTTCAGCTTTTGTCCAACTTCAAGTGATGCAACTTCTTTGCACTTGTTCCTCCCTCGAACTCTTTTTACTTTCCTAGGATTAGATGAACCTACATTTGCATAATTTGGTAAAAACTACAGTAATAAAATTCTACAAATTAATAACACATGGATTCAAAATGTCATACCAATTGTTTCGGTTTGTTTGGGAGTGTTGAATAACTTGATCGGTAGATAgagcctttgaaatatttgtttgCATATGCTCTTTCTCAAGAATCAAGGGTTTTTTATTCATTGCAGAATTTGATCTTGTGCTTTTAGAAGGAGTATGCATATGTTGATTAGCATAAATAGCATTCTTGTGGAAAGATTCCGCCTCGTTTTGCATATACTCTTCCTCAAGAACCATGGATTTTCGTGTATCGTTCCCATTCCTTGACAAGTAGACATGGTAGAGTTTTTAAGCCCTTGTCGTCGTCCTATCCCTATAGCACCTGACAAAAAGAAATCATATTAGTAAAAGCTTTGGCAATTAAAATACATAACAGATTTATTGGAAAAACTTACTTGTTTCAACTTTTTGGGTGGATTGCTTAAATTGATCAGTGGATTGAAGCAATGGACTATCAGTTTGCATATACTCTTTCTCAAGAACCATGGAATTTTTATGTATCATTCCCATTCCTTGACTAGAAGACATCGTAGAGTTTTTATGACCCAGTCCTCGTCCCTTCCCTGTAGCACCTGAGGAAGGAAATCATATTACTAATACTTAAGGATTGACATTCGGTTACACAAATTAAAAACAATAGATTAATTTTCAGTTACGCAAATTAAAAACAGTAGACTAATAAAAATTCTTActtgtttcaattttttgggTGTAGTGATTAACTTGATCAGTAGATGGAGGCAATAGACTATCAATTTGCATATACTCGTCCtcaagtgttatatcccgcattctgtacgttgggacattccgagctaattgcgggaagttaagggcaaggccattttccgattttgttttaatgcgcaagtcgcatATAAGTATTGGCGGGGAATGTTAAGGGCGAACGTGGAATTTGGAAATCGTTATtggttcatgacttcttggagaagccaagtggccgtgggtcccacccatggttggccaattattttaagccataaagatgcacatgtgttcatcttatattttgtaagggcTAAGGATGCacatggacaaagatgacaaggcaagacaagTAAGTCATCTATTGTGACacgggaaatttctagaaaattggagaaaaagaaggagcatgagccggccatgtgcatattatatatatatatatgtatataagtgaGGACAACAAGGCacctttcatcattttacaaactcaagaaatttcaagaaacatgaagaagaaaaaaaggaagcaaACGGCCAAGAGGGTCGAGCCGAGCCAGCCCCATgattttgatcaagaaaaatttgtttcttttagctttcataccaattggaaggtccttgtcaacatggaggggttgttggagcaagaaaaacatccgtTTGTGCAAATTTGTGAgcctagccgtgggagaagttgaaggaaaaggtaaggttcaatcttgtttttcatatgttatgtatggcttgtggatgttgtggagtatggaaatgaatgaaaaccatgaaaatatggatgtgggGAGtgtagccgtgagtgtgtgtgtgtggccgtgtatatgtgtatgtgtagggGGTGAAGAATtagttgtatttagcatgtttatgtgttgttgcagagtgtagaaaatgaatgaaacttatgaggttatgtatgttgaggaatggccgtgtaggggctgatttggtgtaggcatgctaagctaattttatttagtgtttggttgatattgttatggacattttgagcatgttgtaatgtgttgaaatggatgaaatgcatgaGTTGTGCGTGTGGAGGTGTTGACCAaatggtggctgttttgtgtggaagaaatggactaattttatttggtataatgTGGTTGTCGTAtcgtgaattctatgatgtaaaatgaaggtttaatggttcaagttgaagttgtaatggttgtgggctgatttggaagctaatgtgatttcgatatgctttcttgaatttatggaaataatgttgtgaatgtgtggattattggtgtcattgatgaatttggaagaaggaaatgtatcgttgttgtccctatggaaattggaggtttcgggtgaagtagtatatggtttgggttgttttaaatgttgtatggattgcttggaatgcccttaaatcgtgtttgaatggtctcggattaatacttgaacgtatgatcgaTGAAGTTAGattgattgtatgcggtttattTGGATGTaaatgaaatatcgtcgaactatgtggaagaaggtCGTTGatactagaatgcgttttgaattaattatggatgttgtttatatgaatgttggtattgttgtgatgatttggccgagttgaattctcggggttgatggatttgtaggggagatgctgcccaaatttctgtagataaagcgatggtttggaattgagttcttcaatgcttatagctaatgttgggtgtccaatgacattatggtagatcgtgagaagccgaggcgtaaggttggattagcttagaaggcggccaaggtatgtaaagctcacttttctttcttcggcatgtcttagttaaattaagctatgatatgatcccgaggtaattctattcttacgatccgagcatgtacgCGATTTTTATTTGCCTCTTAATGTTGACATTCTTAAGGTAGTGAAAAttttggcccttatgtcttttgtatgtttggaaatgaatgtcgcctaaagaattttatgtttaaaggattccgaaactacgaacaaccgtaactttcaccaaaaggctcggatcgcctcgataatCCCGTAGGAGGTTCAGTAGCGTATGACGATCTTAACTTCCgcgggcgggcccggatcggctGAGTACTtatccgtgggcccgcaagacgttcctttgtatagttctagccacttgttaaaagaacttaacatggTTAACAAcctga
Coding sequences within:
- the LOC132041598 gene encoding uncharacterized protein LOC132041598, with the protein product MKPLKTDEVGSTMKTTTRYAFVAPGAIGKGRGRGGHRSLIEKEHMPIKSLFPQSSDVVKQYIQEIETSATGKGRGLGHKNSTMSSSQGMGMIHKNSMVLEKEYMQTDSPLLQSTDQFKQSTQKVETSAIGIGRRQGLKNSTMSTCQGMGTIHENPWFLRKSICKTRRNLSTRMLFMLINICILLLKAQDQILQ
- the LOC132041597 gene encoding uncharacterized protein LOC132041597 — protein: MNKKPLILEKEHMQTNISKALSTDQFLPNYANVGSSNPRKVKRVRGRNKCKEVASLEVGQKLKLTFYNNRTVGTNSNLFSRHLGRIVRDRNICPLGVSSWNDIKQEKLNHMWAAVEDKFESVDMNDHRDHILEWMKELWNKRRGHLHANYVKNKPIQQALKNIPKGVDKKEWEWLVKEHFTS